CTCAAAATGGACCTCCGTGTCTTCTTACTGGCATTCATATTTCTCTCCTTCGTCGTCTTCTTTGATTTCGCAGAAGGCCGATATCTCTCACAACACGAGAGTATCCCTACGTTTTCCCATGCGTATCAAAGTTTAGGTATGTCTAACAGTAGACTTAAGCGAAATAATTTTGTGGTATATGTTGAGGTTATTGATATAGATGGGAAGAGTTTAGACAAAGGCCCTAAATAAACCGCTGTCGTAAACAGCTCGCTAGTTTTACATATATACAGATTAGACATTATTGAAGCGTTTGCATATAATTTCCTCTTGTCTAAACGGCATGTCTGTACATCATTAAgtcttttaaaaaaatttatagtttAGACTAAAGCAATTGTTTTCAATGCAGATACAGAACGCTTTGTACCTGTAAAGCGAACCGTGACATTGGCTTGGGCTTTACCTGTATGTAAATACTCTTTTTTTTTCGTTAGATTTTGTTCATCGCTATTGTTTTGTTTTCTAAATCTGAATTTCATGAATTGTGCAGCAAAAAATTCTAGTTGGTGTACTCCATGGCCGCCACCCGGAGGAGAGGCGGGGTGGATGCTGTCAAAATAATTGTTGTGCGAGAAATGACCGGGGAACATGTTGTGCAATAAATGGATAGTCCGTAAAGACTCCCCAGCTATGAGTCGTGATGAAAGCATGAGAGCAGTTGGGTTTCAAACTTGCAtccatttatatttatatttaaacaaAGTCTAGTCTAATCCATATTCTAGGGAGCAGATGTTTCTTTCTTGACTAAGGAAATATCTTCAACTTCTGAAAATTTATTCATCTTGATGTATGCTCGTCATGTGGTTCTCTTTGAAtattcaatatttatatatatttttattttttaactttaaaataataatttatatgtgGGCAATTATTGAACTCTAGAtattcatatttttcaaattttcttcattattagaattgaaattaaatgacataagtttttaaatttagattttctTAAATAAACTTATATTTTAGTGCTCATGACTACTTTCAATAAAACTAAAATATATagtataaaaactaattaaaatattaaaagatatatatttaaaaaaaattatttatagctATAAAAGGGTCCAATTGAAAAATTTGTGTCCCATATATAAAATAACTACAATGAATCTTTATAGACCACATGTTTGactaaattcacttgtgttgataaatTGACGTGAAACATGACACAATTTTGTACTTTTACCATTCAAATCTAAAATTTCCTAATTTAGAATATTAGGTAGTGAATAATAGTTAGTGGTTCATctttgttggctattgtgaggataTAAAGGGTTCATCTTAGAGGAAACTTAGATTAAATTGTATCCTGTCCACTTAACATATAAATATGCCACTTCATGAGCTGCCTTTCACGTTcacttttaatattattttcttatttgcTCTTCTGTGGCTAATTCTTTGTGCTGAGCTAATATATTCATAAATTCCACATTATTTCAATTATCGCAATCAATAGCCATTATTTCCTTGAGCATTCTTTTAATATTATATTTCTTTGAATTCTTTTTCTGCAGAGCCAATATATTCATAACATCCACAGCATTGACTAGTATTTGTTCAAACACAAAATTACGCAACTTAACAGTGATAGTAGTAGAAATTGTGCActtcttctttgttttcaattATAAAAACATCATACGAAATTTCATTCAAATACTTCAACACACGCGAAGCTCGCTTCAATTTTTTTAGAACTAAGTTTGAATTGGCTATTTAGATTATTTCATTTTTAATAGGGCAATTGGAATCTTTTACTGCGCAAATTCTTTTAAATTCGGATCCTCTGTATCCACGAAATTGACGTGAATAACATCTTTGAAAATGACAATTACAAAATTAAATTcgcttaaaataaatattttatttttattcaaacaACGGAAAGAATTTACGGACGAGAATAGACTATGAAGATTAACAATAATGATAAATTTTATACTATAGCAAATCAAAAGCCCTCCAAATTGTTAATCCATAGCAAGACTGGACCAAGGCATACATCTAGCCAAAAGGCCAGTGGAATGCCATAATAAAATCGAATATTGAAAAGCTGAAAAACGAAATTATCTAATTCTAAGGAGTCACTGTAGCTGTCTAAAACATCATATGGAAGAAATGAAGAATCTATGCACCTACCTACAAATTATATGGAAACAGTGAATAAATTATGCAAAAACAATGAATGATCTATACACATACCTACCTAGAAATTGTTTGGAAACAATTATAAGGTATATAATTGTTTTATAGGTAAATTTTGTTTGAACTATTTCAACTTTTCTTTGATGAATGGAATCCTTCGGATTTTGTTAATGTTATGACAGCTCTTTGATTAAGATCGTTGAAATTGAGATGTGAAATTATTAATTTTATAGAAGAAGGCAACAATTTTAGAGTCAAGTCAAGcaaacaagaaataaaataaaggCAGTCAAGTTGGTAGAatacttttcaaaaaaaataattggaggatgaggaagaaattcacac
The nucleotide sequence above comes from Cryptomeria japonica chromosome 11, Sugi_1.0, whole genome shotgun sequence. Encoded proteins:
- the LOC131053747 gene encoding uncharacterized protein LOC131053747; amino-acid sequence: MDLRVFLLAFIFLSFVVFFDFAEGRYLSQHESIPTFSHAYQSLDTERFVPVKRTVTLAWALPQKILVGVLHGRHPEERRGGCCQNNCCARNDRGTCCAING